The Rhodococcus rhodochrous DNA window GGCCAGGTGGATCGCCGTCCACGTGCGGGCGCGTTTGCGTTCGCGGTGAGAGATCGTCACGGTGCGGACGGCGTCCGACGTAGCTGCAGTCATGAAGTTTTACAGTAGCGCAAATTCTCGAAATCATAAATTCTGTTCTCTAGAAAGAGAGTGTGATTCTCAATCCGGTTCCCCTTGTTCGACCGCGCATACTGATCGCCATGTCCTCGACCGGGATGGTGAACGGAGTGCTGGGGATACCGCTCACCACTCCCACGGCGACCGCGGTGTTCGCGATCCTCGCGGTCATCGGCCTGATCGTGTTGCTCGTCCGCCGCTACCGGGCGTGGTTCGTACGCGGAGTGCCCCTCGCAGTAGCGGCCGCCCTCGGTATGACGGCGGTGGCCGCGCTCCTGATCGAGAAGGTGTGGAAGCCCTTCCCGGATCGACTGCCATGGGCGGTGTACGGGTGGGCGGCAGTGGCACTGCTCGCCGTCTCCCTGCTGATCGGACGATGGTTCGTGCGACATCGCGACCGGGCCCGGCCACTCGTCGCGACGGCACTCGTGGTGTCGGCGGTTCTCGTCGTGATCTCCGCCGCGGGCCGGATCGACGCGGTCTACGACGCCTATCCCACCGTTCGGGCTGTACTCGGCATCAGCGACTACCGGACCGTCCCCTTCGACGATCCCTCCCTCCGGGCATCGCGGACCGCGCCGGTGGAGGGCTGGTCGGCCCCGGACGACCTGCCTGCGGCCGGTGCGGTCACCTCTGTGACGATTCCCGGAGCGGTCTCCGGATTCCGGGCGCGGGAAGCCCACGTCTACCTCCCGCCGGCCTACTTCTCGGATCCACGACCGGAACTTCCGGTGCTGGTACTGCTCGCCGGACAGCCCGGCAGTCCGGAGGACTGGCTCGTGGGCGGACATCTTTCGTCCACCATGGACGCCTATGCCGCGCAGCATCACGGCCTGGCGCCGGTCGTCGTGCTCGCGGACGGCACCGGAGGTCAGTTCGACAACCCCTTGTGCGTCGACTCGCATCTCGGCAACGTGGCGACCTATCTGGCTGTCGACGTTCCGGCATGGGTACGGGACGACCTGCAGGTCGACGACGATCCCCAGGCACGGGCCGTGGGCGGTCTCTCGTACGGCGGAACGTGCGCACTGCAACTCGCGACCACCCGGCCGGACGTCTACCCGACCTTCCTGGACATGTCGGGGCAGGCCGAGCCGACCACAGGTGACCGCGCTTCGACGATCCGGGACGTGTTCGGCGGTGATGCGGAAGCATTCGCGCGCAACAATCCTGCCGACCTGCTCGCACGCAATCGGTATCCCGATTCCGCCGGTGCTTTCGTGGTGGGACTCGACGATTCCGAATACCGTGCCGGGGTGGAACAACTCGTCTCCGCAGCGCGGGATGCGGGGATGGACGTCCACCTCACCGAACTGCCGGGGACCCACAGTTTCGCCCTGTGGGCCGCAGGGCTCGAGAAGGAGTTGCCATGGCTCGCACAACGGCTCGGGCTCGGCAACTGATGTCCCGCGCTGGGGCGGCGATACTCCGGGCACCCGTGTCGTGCGGATTGCTCGTGCTGATCTGGTTCCTGGCGGTCACCACCGGTTCGACGCAGAGCGGCCCGCCGCGCGCGACGGCATCCGAGGTGTCGCTGGGGATCCCGAACATCGCGGACGGACATCTGTGGACGCTGTGGACTTCGGGGCTGTTCGCCTCCGGTCTCGGTGAGTACGTGCTCGGAAGCATTGCGATCCTCGCCGTCGCGGTGCCGGTCGAACGTCGCATCGGCAGTCGCAGGTTCACACTCGCCGCGCTCGTCGCGCAGGGCCTGGGTGCGACACTCGCGTTGCTCGTGGCCCACGTCGCCTCGCTGGTGCCGAACGTGTGGGGACGGGAACTGCACACCCACCTCACCGAGGACCCGGTGGCCTGGGTGCTCGGCGTCCTGCTCGCCTCCACCGCTGCGATGGGCACCTTGTGGCGTCGCCGCATCCGGACCCTCCTGCTGGTGTTCCTGGTGACCGCAGCACTGTTCGCCGGGCACCTGCAGGACGTGAACAGGGTGACGGTCGCGCTGGTCGGGTTGCTCGCCGGCCCGCTCCTGTTCGGCCGCGGTGTGCGCCGTCCGATGCTCGGCGGCACCATCCGGGAACGCCGCACGCTCGTCGCACTCGTCGTCGCCGCGAGCGTGCTCGGCCCGGTCTTCGCGGCGTTCTCCCCGCATTCGATCGGTCCGCTGTCCGCGCTACGCGAACTGTTCGAGCAGGTTCCCTACAGTCCACGAGAACTGGTCGACGTGTGCGCGGATCCGGCGCTGCACGACGAGTGCCGGAAAGGGCAGCAGGCCCTGCGCCTGTCGGGAGTCGGCCCACTGGTGGCCAACCTCCTGCCGTCGATTCTGCTGCTGATCGGTGCCGAAGGGTTGCGTCGAGGACGGCGGGCGGCATGGTTGCTCTCGGTGGGAGGACACACCGTGCTGGTCGCCGTGGCTGCCGCGAGCACGATCGTCCGCGTGACCCAACAGGACGAGACCCGTTCGCTGCTGTACGGCATCCACCGCCACAGTTCTCTGTCCATGGAACTCGCACCGCTGCTCGCACTGGTCACCGTGCTCGCTGTGTTGCTGCTGACTCGCACCCTGTTCGATGTCCGCGCACCCCAGGGAACCTATCGCCGGGTATGGGCCACAACCGCGGTGGCCGCAGGCATCGCGCTCGTGACGTACGTGGTGGTGAGCACGCTGGCGGCCGACGGATTCGACCGTGATCCCGGCCTCGGCACTGTGCTCCGCGACGCACCTCGGCGGCTCCTTCCGCCGGTCTACCTCCAGCTCTTCGAACCTCCCGTCATGCCACTCGACACCGCGGCCACCCTGCTGTTCGAGTGGACCGGCGTGATCATCTGGGTCGCATTCTGCGTCCTGATGCTGCGCAGCTTCCTTGTTCCGCCCCTCGGGGTCGACCTCGGTACCGAGCAACGGGTGCGAGAACTTCTGCGCGATCCGGGCGGCGGATCACTGTCGTGGATGACGACCTGGGCTGGGAACCGGTACTGGTTCACCGGTGACGGCCGGCACGCCGTGGCATATCGGGTGCATTCGGGGGTCGCGTTGACCACGGCCGATCCGATCGGTGAGCGCTCATTGCTGACCGAGACGGTCGACGAGTTCGCGGCCTACTGTCTCGGCAACGGATGGACACCCTGCTTCTATACGGTGGGGGAGGAAATCGCCGTGATCGCCCGGGACCACGGTTGGACCTGCCTGCAGGTCGCCGAGGAGACCGTTGTGGATCTCGAGAATCTCGCCTTCAAGGGCAAGAAGTTCCAGGACATCCGCACTGCGCTCAATCGCGCCGCGAAGGAGGGGATCGAGGCGAGGTGGACGACCTTCGCCGCCGCGCCGCTGTCGGTGACCGAGCAGATCGTCGACATCTCCGAGGAGTGGGTGGCCGACAAGGGACTGCCGGAGATGGGGTTCACGCTCGGAGGGCTCGCCGAACTGCGGGACCCCGAAGTCCGGTTGCTGCTCGCGCTCGATGCGAACGAACACGTCCATGCCGTCACCTCGTGGATGCCGGTCTACCGGGGCGGGAAAGTCGTCGGTCTGACACTGGATTTCATGCGACGACGCTCCGACGGTTTCCGACCCTCGATGGAATTCCTCATCGCCTCTGCGGCACGCTCTGCCGGGGAACAGGGACTCGAATTCCTGAGCCTGTCGGGTGCGCCGCTGGCGAGCGCGAACAACGGCTCGTCCGGACTCGACCGCGGCGCCCTCGATGCTCTGCTCGACCTGCTCGGTCGCACCCTCGAACCGGTCTACGGTTTCCGGTCGCTGCTGGCGTTCAAGGCGAAGTTCCAGCCCCGCTACCGTCCGCTCTACATGGTGTTCCCGGACCCGGCGGCGCTACCGGCGATCGGGATCGCGGTCGGTCGTGCCTACCTTCCGCACATGTCGCTCGAAGAGGGCGGCCGGCTGGTCACTCACCTGTTGCGCCGATGATCACTCCTCGACCATGATCTCCGCGGCGTCGTCGTAGAAGCACACGTACCCCTCGATGGACTCCATTCCGGGGAACGGCTCGGGATACGACCATGCGACGTTGTCCGCGGGCGGCGTGCCGGAGAACGACCAGTACCGGGCGACGCCCTTGTAGGGGCAGCTCGTCCGCCACTCGGATTCCTCGAGCACCGAGAAATCGACGTCCTCGGGAGGGAGGTAGTAGCGGGTCGGGAGGCCGGTCTCGAACACGAGCACGGGGTTGCGGGTCTCGGCGACCACGACGTCGCCGATGGTCACCCGCACGTGCCGGGAGCTGCGCAGGGCGTCGACGCGGTGATAGGGGTCGCGTGGATGGGTGAACACTTCGGTCTCCTCCTCGAACCACCGTTCGCCCTCGTCGACATCGTCGCCCGGCCCCGTCTCGCCCCACCGGAACCACTGGAAGACGAGACGGTCGTCGAGACCGTCGACGTCGAGCTGGCAGACCGGTGAATAGGCCCGATGGTCGCGGACGACGATGTCGTACCACTGCCAGACGTCCTGCCGGGAGCGGCTCGGCGACAGGGAAGCCGCGATCAGGTCGAGCCGGACGTCCTCGCGAGGGAAGGCATAGAACGGAACGGGCTTGCCGGGTGCCCACACCAGCACGGCCCGGGTGCTGTCGACGACCGTCCGGCCGAACCACTCACCTCTGATCCGGCGATCGACGGGTTCGTAGAGGTAGTCGTCGGTCTCCGACGGCCGTCGGAGCACAGCGGTCTTGCGGGCAGCCATACCTCGACCGTATCGCGCCCGTCCAGGGACGGGACGAATCCGCAGACCCGACCCATCCGCTCGACGACCGGCTCCGAATACGGGGAGAGACGGCGTGAGGGCCGTCACCCGAACCGACCGACACGAACCACTACGCACGCCCACGCGGCTCGAGCGACGACCGGAGGAAGACCGATCATGCCCAACTACGAAGCCCGGCAGAACGAGAATCGGCACCCGCACCCGTCCGTAGGTTTCCTCCAGCTGTTCATGGAAGCGCGCACGCGCACGGAGCAGACGACCCCGCGCGCGCAGGGAGGCAAGGCGTGAGGTCCGTGAGCGGCTCCGTCGAGTCCGTCGTCGTGGTGGGCGCGGGCCTCGCGGGACTGTCCGCGGCGCTCCACCTCACCGGCGCCGGCAAGCGCGTCACCGTCCTCGAACGCGAGGACACGGTCGGTGGTCGCGTCGGTACGTACCCGGTGTTCGAGGACGGGCGGCATCTCTACGACATCGACAACGGTGCCAGTGTGCTGACGATGCCGAATCTCATCGCCGACGCGCTCGCGGCCGTCGGGGAATCCTTCGACTCGACCACCCCGGCGCTCGACCTCACCCCGCTCGCCCCCGGCTACCACGCGCGCTTCGCCGACGGCACCGCCCTGAACGTGTACTCCGATCCGGACGAGATGACCGCCGAGATCGCGCGCGTGTGCGGTCCCGAGGAGGCCGGCGGATACCGGCGGCTGCGCCGCTGGCTCGCGTCGATCTTCGACGCCGAGTTCGACCGCTACATCGACTCCAACTTCGATTCGCCGCTCGACCTCGTGTCGACACCTGCGGCACTGCGCGACACCGCCAACCTCGTCCGGCTCGGCGGCTTCGGCCGACTCGGATCGCGCGTGGGGTCGTTCATCAAGGACGAGCGGCTCCGGCGCATCTTCACCTTCCAGGCCCTGTACGCGGGCACAGCGCCGTCGACGGCCCTGGCGGTCTACGGCGCCATCGCCCACATGGACACCTCGCTCGGCGTCTACTTCCCGAAGGGCGGCATGTCCGCCATCGCCGCCGCGATGGTCGATGCGCTCGTCCGGGGCGGCGGCACCGTGCACACCGGGGTCGAGGTGTCGGAACTCCGCGTCGACGGGGGCCGCGCGAGGAGCGTGCGTTCTGCGGACGGCCGGGAGTTCGCCGCCGACGCCGTCGTCCTCACCGTGGACCTGCCCGTGGTCGACGACCTGCTGCTGCGCGCCGGGGTCCCGCCGCGCCGCCGCGCCCGCAGCGCCACCGTCGCGTCGCCCTCGGCCGTCGTCTTCCACGGCACGGTGCCCACCGACGTGACGCAGGACTGGCCTGATTCCCACCACACCATCGATTTCGGTGCCGAGTGGGCGGAAACCTTCGCGCGGATCACCGCGCCGCGCGGCCGCGGCCGGTTGATGGCCGATCCGTCCCTGCTCATCACGCGACCCGCCGTGACCGATCCGTCCCTGCGGGTCGTGCGCGGCGGTGTCGAGTGCGAACC harbors:
- a CDS encoding alpha/beta hydrolase; this encodes MSSTGMVNGVLGIPLTTPTATAVFAILAVIGLIVLLVRRYRAWFVRGVPLAVAAALGMTAVAALLIEKVWKPFPDRLPWAVYGWAAVALLAVSLLIGRWFVRHRDRARPLVATALVVSAVLVVISAAGRIDAVYDAYPTVRAVLGISDYRTVPFDDPSLRASRTAPVEGWSAPDDLPAAGAVTSVTIPGAVSGFRAREAHVYLPPAYFSDPRPELPVLVLLAGQPGSPEDWLVGGHLSSTMDAYAAQHHGLAPVVVLADGTGGQFDNPLCVDSHLGNVATYLAVDVPAWVRDDLQVDDDPQARAVGGLSYGGTCALQLATTRPDVYPTFLDMSGQAEPTTGDRASTIRDVFGGDAEAFARNNPADLLARNRYPDSAGAFVVGLDDSEYRAGVEQLVSAARDAGMDVHLTELPGTHSFALWAAGLEKELPWLAQRLGLGN
- a CDS encoding DUF2156 domain-containing protein; amino-acid sequence: MARTTARARQLMSRAGAAILRAPVSCGLLVLIWFLAVTTGSTQSGPPRATASEVSLGIPNIADGHLWTLWTSGLFASGLGEYVLGSIAILAVAVPVERRIGSRRFTLAALVAQGLGATLALLVAHVASLVPNVWGRELHTHLTEDPVAWVLGVLLASTAAMGTLWRRRIRTLLLVFLVTAALFAGHLQDVNRVTVALVGLLAGPLLFGRGVRRPMLGGTIRERRTLVALVVAASVLGPVFAAFSPHSIGPLSALRELFEQVPYSPRELVDVCADPALHDECRKGQQALRLSGVGPLVANLLPSILLLIGAEGLRRGRRAAWLLSVGGHTVLVAVAAASTIVRVTQQDETRSLLYGIHRHSSLSMELAPLLALVTVLAVLLLTRTLFDVRAPQGTYRRVWATTAVAAGIALVTYVVVSTLAADGFDRDPGLGTVLRDAPRRLLPPVYLQLFEPPVMPLDTAATLLFEWTGVIIWVAFCVLMLRSFLVPPLGVDLGTEQRVRELLRDPGGGSLSWMTTWAGNRYWFTGDGRHAVAYRVHSGVALTTADPIGERSLLTETVDEFAAYCLGNGWTPCFYTVGEEIAVIARDHGWTCLQVAEETVVDLENLAFKGKKFQDIRTALNRAAKEGIEARWTTFAAAPLSVTEQIVDISEEWVADKGLPEMGFTLGGLAELRDPEVRLLLALDANEHVHAVTSWMPVYRGGKVVGLTLDFMRRRSDGFRPSMEFLIASAARSAGEQGLEFLSLSGAPLASANNGSSGLDRGALDALLDLLGRTLEPVYGFRSLLAFKAKFQPRYRPLYMVFPDPAALPAIGIAVGRAYLPHMSLEEGGRLVTHLLRR
- a CDS encoding DUF427 domain-containing protein, coding for MAARKTAVLRRPSETDDYLYEPVDRRIRGEWFGRTVVDSTRAVLVWAPGKPVPFYAFPREDVRLDLIAASLSPSRSRQDVWQWYDIVVRDHRAYSPVCQLDVDGLDDRLVFQWFRWGETGPGDDVDEGERWFEEETEVFTHPRDPYHRVDALRSSRHVRVTIGDVVVAETRNPVLVFETGLPTRYYLPPEDVDFSVLEESEWRTSCPYKGVARYWSFSGTPPADNVAWSYPEPFPGMESIEGYVCFYDDAAEIMVEE
- the crtI gene encoding phytoene desaturase family protein translates to MRSVSGSVESVVVVGAGLAGLSAALHLTGAGKRVTVLEREDTVGGRVGTYPVFEDGRHLYDIDNGASVLTMPNLIADALAAVGESFDSTTPALDLTPLAPGYHARFADGTALNVYSDPDEMTAEIARVCGPEEAGGYRRLRRWLASIFDAEFDRYIDSNFDSPLDLVSTPAALRDTANLVRLGGFGRLGSRVGSFIKDERLRRIFTFQALYAGTAPSTALAVYGAIAHMDTSLGVYFPKGGMSAIAAAMVDALVRGGGTVHTGVEVSELRVDGGRARSVRSADGREFAADAVVLTVDLPVVDDLLLRAGVPPRRRARSATVASPSAVVFHGTVPTDVTQDWPDSHHTIDFGAEWAETFARITAPRGRGRLMADPSLLITRPAVTDPSLRVVRGGVECEPVSVLAPCPNLAAAPLDWGRLGRPYMREIQQVLERRGYRGFASSMWVDHLDTPQTWADKGMLDGSPFSAAHLFRQTGPFRRPNLVHGVDNLVLAGSGTTPGVGVPTVLISGRLAAERISGGVTAGSTTMSIPMEAGAVAHA